One Streptomyces sp. CNQ-509 DNA window includes the following coding sequences:
- a CDS encoding sec-independent translocase: MFFDIGPLELIALIILATIVFGPDKLPKVIQDTMRFIRKVREFSDSAKEDIRKELGPEFKDFEFEDLNPKNFAKKHLLDNDDLGLKEIRNGFDLKKEVAEVGEAARTVGDIEDDGAAGGKRLSLTKESGGGTDAKSDAAGEAKGTATAERPPYDADAT; encoded by the coding sequence GTGTTCTTCGACATAGGACCCCTCGAGCTGATCGCTCTCATCATCCTGGCCACGATCGTCTTCGGCCCCGACAAGCTGCCCAAGGTCATCCAGGACACGATGCGGTTCATCCGCAAGGTCCGGGAGTTCTCCGACTCGGCCAAGGAGGACATCCGCAAGGAGCTGGGCCCGGAGTTCAAGGACTTCGAGTTCGAGGACCTGAACCCGAAGAACTTCGCCAAGAAGCACCTCCTCGACAACGACGACCTGGGTCTGAAGGAGATCCGCAACGGCTTCGACCTCAAGAAGGAGGTCGCCGAGGTCGGCGAGGCGGCGCGCACCGTGGGGGACATCGAGGACGACGGTGCCGCGGGCGGCAAGCGGCTGAGCCTGACGAAGGAGAGCGGCGGCGGCACGGACGCCAAGAGCGATGCCGCAGGTGAGGCCAAGGGGACGGCCACCGCCGAGCGCCCGCCGTACGACGCGGACGCCACCTGA
- a CDS encoding Mrp/NBP35 family ATP-binding protein, whose protein sequence is MAVTEEAVRAALATVNDPEIHRPITDLGMVKSVEIGTDGSVAVGVFLTIAGCPMRDTITSRVTDAVEKVAGVTSVTVELDVMSDEQRKALAASLRDGKAEREIPFAQPGSLTRVYAVASGKGGVGKSSVTVNLAAAMAADGLKVGVVDADIYGHSVPRMLGTDARPTQVEDMIMPPTAHDVKVISIGMFTPGNAPVVWRGPMLHRALQQFLADVFWGDLDVLLLDLPPGTGDIAISVAQLMPNAEILVVTTPQQAAAEVAERAGAIAVQTHQKIVGVVENMSGLPCPHCGEMVDVFGTGGGKQVAEGLTRTTGAEVPVLGAIPIDVTLRSGGDEGKPVVLTDPESPAGAALRDIAARLGGRPRGLAGMSLGVTPRNKF, encoded by the coding sequence ATGGCTGTCACAGAAGAGGCGGTGCGCGCCGCGCTCGCGACGGTGAACGACCCGGAGATCCACCGGCCGATCACCGATCTCGGCATGGTCAAGTCGGTCGAGATCGGGACAGACGGCTCGGTCGCCGTCGGGGTCTTCCTCACCATCGCCGGCTGTCCGATGCGGGACACGATCACCTCGCGGGTCACCGACGCGGTCGAGAAGGTCGCGGGTGTGACGTCCGTCACGGTCGAGTTGGACGTGATGAGCGACGAGCAGCGCAAGGCGCTCGCCGCGTCCCTGCGCGACGGCAAGGCGGAGCGCGAGATCCCCTTCGCCCAGCCCGGCTCCCTCACCCGGGTGTACGCGGTGGCGTCCGGCAAGGGCGGCGTCGGCAAGTCGTCCGTGACGGTCAACCTGGCGGCGGCGATGGCGGCGGACGGGCTGAAGGTCGGGGTCGTCGACGCCGACATCTACGGCCACTCCGTACCCCGCATGCTCGGCACGGACGCCCGGCCCACCCAGGTCGAAGACATGATCATGCCCCCGACGGCGCACGACGTGAAGGTCATCTCCATCGGGATGTTCACGCCGGGCAACGCGCCGGTCGTCTGGCGCGGCCCGATGCTGCACCGCGCACTCCAGCAGTTCCTCGCGGACGTCTTCTGGGGCGACCTCGACGTGCTGCTCCTCGACCTGCCCCCGGGCACCGGCGACATCGCGATCTCCGTCGCGCAGTTGATGCCGAACGCCGAGATCCTCGTCGTCACCACCCCGCAGCAGGCCGCGGCCGAGGTCGCCGAGCGGGCCGGGGCGATCGCCGTGCAGACGCACCAGAAGATCGTCGGCGTGGTGGAGAACATGTCGGGCCTGCCGTGCCCGCACTGCGGCGAGATGGTCGACGTCTTCGGCACCGGCGGCGGCAAGCAGGTCGCCGAAGGGCTGACGCGCACGACGGGCGCGGAGGTGCCGGTCCTGGGCGCCATCCCGATCGACGTGACGCTGCGGTCCGGCGGCGACGAGGGCAAGCCGGTCGTCCTCACCGACCCGGAGTCCCCGGCGGGCGCGGCGCTGCGCGACATCGCGGCGCGGCTCGGCGGGCGGCCGCGGGGGCTCGCGGGGATGTCGCTGGGCGTCACGCCGCGCAACAAGTTCTGA
- a CDS encoding magnesium and cobalt transport protein CorA yields MSMIRDLRAVVRPALKRPGQSAHGYDPTRDPATVSAVVDCAVYRGGRRISERLSPAQAMRRVRTGGGFAWIGLHEPTEREFAGIAQEFGLHPLAVEDAIDAHQRPKLEPYEDSLFTVFKTLHYVEHAELTASSEVVETGEVMCFTGQDFIITVRHGGQGSLRALRARLEQDQELLATGPSAVLHAIADQIVDSYLVVADAVQEDIDEVEIDVFSPSDGRSGRGSDAGRVYQLKREVLEFKRAVAPLLRPMQLLSERPMRFVDPEIQKYFRDVADHVARVHEQVVNFDELLNSILQANLAQATVAQNEDMRKITSWAAIFAVPTMIAGIYGMNFDHMPETTWEFGYPMVLTLILGICLAMHRGFRRNGWL; encoded by the coding sequence ATGTCGATGATCCGTGACCTGCGAGCCGTCGTCCGTCCCGCCCTCAAGCGCCCGGGCCAGTCCGCCCACGGCTACGACCCCACCCGCGACCCGGCCACCGTCAGCGCCGTCGTCGACTGCGCCGTGTACCGCGGCGGCCGGCGCATCAGCGAACGGCTCTCCCCCGCCCAGGCGATGCGCCGGGTGCGCACCGGGGGCGGCTTCGCCTGGATCGGGCTGCACGAGCCGACGGAGCGCGAGTTCGCCGGCATCGCCCAGGAGTTCGGGCTGCACCCGCTGGCCGTCGAGGACGCGATCGACGCGCACCAGCGGCCGAAGCTGGAGCCGTACGAGGACTCGCTCTTCACCGTCTTCAAGACCCTCCACTACGTGGAGCACGCCGAACTCACCGCCTCCAGCGAGGTGGTGGAGACCGGCGAGGTGATGTGCTTCACCGGCCAGGACTTCATCATCACCGTCCGGCACGGCGGCCAGGGCTCGCTGCGCGCGCTGCGCGCCCGCCTGGAGCAGGACCAGGAGCTGCTGGCGACCGGCCCGTCCGCGGTGCTGCACGCCATCGCCGACCAGATCGTCGACAGTTACCTCGTCGTCGCCGACGCGGTCCAGGAGGACATCGACGAGGTCGAGATCGACGTCTTCTCGCCGAGCGACGGCCGCAGCGGGCGCGGCAGCGATGCCGGGCGGGTGTACCAGCTCAAGCGCGAGGTACTGGAGTTCAAGCGGGCGGTGGCGCCGCTGCTGCGGCCGATGCAGTTGCTGTCGGAGCGGCCGATGCGGTTCGTCGACCCGGAGATCCAGAAGTACTTCCGGGACGTCGCGGACCACGTGGCGCGCGTGCACGAGCAGGTGGTCAACTTCGACGAGCTGCTCAACTCCATCCTCCAGGCCAATCTGGCCCAGGCCACGGTGGCGCAGAACGAGGACATGCGGAAGATCACGTCCTGGGCGGCGATCTTCGCGGTGCCCACGATGATCGCCGGGATCTACGGCATGAACTTCGACCACATGCCCGAGACCACGTGGGAGTTCGGCTATCCTATGGTGCTCACCCTCATCCTCGGCATCTGCCTGGCGATGCACCGCGGCTTCCGCCGCAACGGCTGGCTGTAG
- a CDS encoding suppressor of fused domain protein — translation MAYDDVLAQVERRLTGAFGEPDARASVTFVGTDRIEVARFTSATAGGEPLLRYATLGMSAQPMTDPAQALADPLRGPRAELLLTVRAGLADTDKVLRPLAVLAASPQVEGVVVAPGASLEVGGPLWPGAPFRAVLVAEPGGLVDDVVLPEPREPVRFLPLLPMTPNEAAWKRVHGAAALSERWLAAGTDLRDPLRRGVELGA, via the coding sequence ATGGCGTACGACGACGTGCTCGCGCAGGTGGAACGGCGGCTGACCGGGGCGTTCGGCGAGCCCGACGCGCGGGCGTCGGTGACCTTCGTCGGCACCGACCGCATCGAGGTGGCGCGTTTCACGTCGGCCACCGCCGGGGGCGAGCCGCTGCTGCGCTACGCCACCCTCGGCATGTCCGCGCAGCCCATGACCGACCCCGCGCAGGCGCTGGCCGACCCGCTGCGCGGCCCGCGCGCCGAACTGCTGCTGACCGTCAGGGCCGGCCTCGCCGACACCGACAAGGTGCTGCGCCCGCTCGCCGTGCTCGCTGCGTCGCCCCAGGTGGAGGGCGTCGTCGTGGCGCCGGGGGCGTCGCTGGAGGTGGGCGGGCCGCTGTGGCCCGGCGCGCCGTTCCGCGCGGTGCTGGTCGCGGAGCCGGGCGGGCTCGTCGACGACGTGGTGCTGCCGGAGCCGCGGGAGCCGGTGCGGTTCCTGCCGCTGCTGCCGATGACGCCGAACGAGGCCGCGTGGAAGCGGGTGCACGGCGCGGCGGCGCTCAGCGAGCGCTGGCTCGCGGCGGGCACGGACCTGCGGGACCCGCTGCGGCGCGGGGTGGAGCTGGGCGCGTAG
- a CDS encoding DUF6758 family protein codes for MRGEPSCPKCGGRVRAPGLFTDSWQCERHGPVQPLQPVIPPSVEALGVVVHRAQVPVWMPWPLPLGWLFTGVANAGDDRSGGRATAVACSGPGPLGGPGELVLVAEELGVGLGARFAGVQGPDPGPGMCTDKPPDAKVIAAGRPTPLWHVGGVPADRAVFAGEARGLWLWAVVWPEQSGLLLYDELVLTDLRDAGAEIELLPCGALSPRLL; via the coding sequence ATGAGGGGCGAACCCAGTTGCCCGAAGTGCGGCGGGCGGGTCCGGGCGCCCGGTCTCTTCACCGATTCCTGGCAGTGCGAGCGGCACGGACCCGTGCAGCCGCTGCAGCCCGTCATACCGCCCAGCGTCGAGGCGCTCGGGGTGGTGGTGCACCGGGCCCAGGTGCCGGTGTGGATGCCGTGGCCGCTGCCCCTGGGCTGGCTGTTCACCGGCGTCGCCAACGCGGGCGACGACCGCAGCGGCGGCCGGGCCACCGCCGTCGCCTGCTCCGGACCCGGGCCGCTCGGCGGCCCCGGCGAACTGGTCCTCGTCGCCGAGGAGCTGGGCGTCGGCCTCGGCGCGCGCTTCGCCGGCGTGCAGGGGCCCGACCCCGGGCCGGGGATGTGCACCGACAAGCCGCCGGACGCCAAGGTCATCGCCGCGGGCCGGCCCACCCCGCTCTGGCACGTCGGCGGCGTGCCGGCGGACCGGGCCGTCTTCGCCGGGGAGGCGCGCGGCCTGTGGCTGTGGGCGGTGGTCTGGCCGGAGCAGTCGGGGCTGCTGCTCTACGACGAGCTGGTACTCACCGACCTGCGCGACGCCGGCGCCGAGATCGAGCTGCTGCCCTGCGGGGCCCTGTCGCCGCGGCTCCTGTAG
- a CDS encoding PHP domain-containing protein — protein MRIDLHTHSADSDGTDTPADLVRKAAAEGLDVVALTDHDGVGGHAEAIEALPPGLTLVPGMELSCDLDGISLHMLAYLFDPEEPELTRERDAVRNDRVRRARLMTERLIELGVPITWQRVQEIAGEGAIARPHVASAMIEAGVVDSVQDAFTDEWIGSGGRAYVEKHELDPFDAIRLIKGAGGVTVFAHPLAVKRGVCLPESAVAELAAAGLDGIEVDHMDHDEETRARLRGTAADLGLLATGSSDYHGARKTCRLGEFTTAPEVYEQIVDRATGATPVKG, from the coding sequence GTGCGCATCGACCTGCATACCCACTCCGCCGATTCGGACGGTACGGACACCCCCGCAGACCTGGTGCGCAAGGCGGCGGCCGAGGGCCTGGACGTCGTCGCGCTCACCGACCACGACGGCGTCGGCGGCCACGCCGAGGCGATCGAGGCGCTGCCCCCCGGGCTGACCCTCGTCCCCGGCATGGAGCTGTCGTGCGACCTCGACGGCATCAGCCTGCACATGCTCGCGTACCTCTTCGACCCCGAGGAGCCGGAGCTGACCCGCGAGCGCGACGCCGTGCGCAACGACCGGGTGCGCCGGGCCCGGCTCATGACCGAGCGGCTGATCGAGCTGGGCGTGCCGATCACCTGGCAGCGCGTCCAGGAGATCGCCGGCGAGGGCGCCATCGCCCGGCCGCACGTGGCCAGCGCGATGATCGAGGCCGGCGTCGTCGACTCGGTGCAGGACGCGTTCACCGACGAGTGGATCGGCTCCGGCGGCCGGGCGTACGTGGAGAAGCACGAGCTGGACCCCTTCGACGCCATCCGGCTGATCAAGGGCGCCGGCGGCGTCACGGTCTTCGCGCACCCGCTGGCGGTCAAGCGCGGCGTGTGCCTGCCGGAGAGCGCGGTCGCGGAGCTGGCCGCGGCCGGCCTCGACGGCATCGAGGTGGACCACATGGACCACGACGAGGAGACCCGCGCCAGGCTCCGCGGCACGGCCGCCGACCTGGGCCTGCTCGCCACCGGCTCCAGCGACTACCACGGCGCGCGCAAGACCTGCCGCCTGGGCGAGTTCACGACGGCCCCGGAGGTCTACGAGCAGATCGTGGACCGCGCCACGGGCGCGACCCCGGTCAAGGGCTGA
- a CDS encoding MarC family protein, producing MFDLALFGSVFVTLFVIMDPPGTTPIFLALTSGRPLKLQRKMAMQAAAVAFGVIAVFAFGGQQILDYLHVSVPALMVAGGLLLLLISLDLLTGKAEEPTQTKDVNAALVPLGMPLLAGPGAIVTVILAVQDAHGVRQELAVWAAIVAIHLVLWVTMRYSMLIIRVIKEGGVVLVSRLAGMLLATIAVQQIANGVTEFIQQA from the coding sequence GTGTTCGATCTCGCCCTCTTCGGCTCGGTCTTCGTCACGCTGTTCGTGATCATGGACCCGCCCGGCACCACCCCGATCTTTCTCGCGCTCACCTCGGGCCGTCCGCTCAAGCTCCAGCGCAAGATGGCCATGCAAGCGGCGGCCGTCGCCTTCGGGGTGATCGCGGTGTTCGCCTTCGGCGGCCAGCAGATCCTCGACTACCTGCACGTCTCCGTACCGGCGCTGATGGTCGCGGGCGGCCTGCTGCTCCTGCTGATCTCCCTCGACCTGCTCACCGGCAAGGCCGAGGAGCCCACCCAGACCAAGGACGTCAACGCCGCCCTCGTACCGCTGGGCATGCCGCTGCTCGCCGGGCCCGGGGCGATCGTGACCGTCATCCTGGCGGTGCAGGACGCGCACGGGGTGCGCCAGGAACTGGCGGTGTGGGCGGCGATCGTCGCGATCCACCTCGTGCTGTGGGTGACGATGCGCTATTCGATGCTGATCATCCGGGTCATCAAGGAGGGCGGCGTGGTGCTGGTCTCGCGGCTGGCCGGAATGCTGCTGGCGACGATCGCGGTGCAGCAGATCGCCAACGGCGTCACGGAGTTCATCCAGCAGGCGTGA
- the soxR gene encoding redox-sensitive transcriptional activator SoxR → MTHHLSPRAKEATIGELSDRSGVPRSALRFYERQGLISSRRTTGNQRRFSRDTLRRVAFIRASQRVGIPLAAIREALAVLPEGRTPTRADWAQLSEGWREDLNTHIRRLERLRDNLTECIGCGCLSLDKCALANTDDRLGERGPGARGLGV, encoded by the coding sequence ATGACGCACCACCTCTCCCCGCGGGCCAAGGAAGCCACCATCGGCGAGCTGTCCGACCGGAGCGGAGTCCCCCGGTCCGCGCTGCGCTTCTACGAGCGCCAGGGTCTGATCAGCAGCCGCCGCACCACCGGCAACCAGCGCCGCTTCTCCCGTGACACCCTGCGCAGGGTCGCGTTCATCCGCGCCTCGCAGCGCGTGGGGATCCCGCTGGCGGCGATCCGCGAGGCGCTCGCGGTGCTGCCCGAGGGCCGTACGCCGACCCGCGCCGACTGGGCGCAGTTGTCGGAGGGCTGGCGCGAGGACCTCAACACCCATATCCGCCGGCTGGAGCGGCTGCGCGACAACCTCACCGAGTGCATCGGCTGCGGCTGCCTGTCGCTCGACAAGTGCGCCCTGGCCAACACCGACGACCGCCTCGGCGAACGCGGCCCCGGCGCCCGCGGCCTCGGGGTGTGA
- a CDS encoding alpha/beta fold hydrolase has protein sequence MSKPPFVALPGGVEALRVETPRGAFAALRAGRPVHGTALLLPGFTGSKEDFIALLEPLAAAGFRVIAVDGRGQYETEGPGDEDAYTQDELAQDVLALTTALGTADGPPPHLLGHSHGGHVARAAVLRAPGAFSSLTLMSSGPGVVCDEQRSRAKLLGDALATYDLETVWQAMRAFDPPEAADARTPADVNDFLHRRWLGTSPAQLRATARQLCEEPDRTAELAALPLSVHVLTGTSDYVWPVAQMDDMAKRLRAHRTVVDGADHSPNVDRPAETAAALAAFWSADR, from the coding sequence ATGAGCAAGCCGCCGTTCGTCGCGTTGCCGGGTGGGGTCGAGGCCCTGCGGGTCGAGACCCCGCGGGGGGCGTTCGCCGCACTGCGGGCCGGGCGGCCCGTCCACGGGACCGCCCTCCTGCTGCCCGGCTTCACCGGCAGCAAGGAGGACTTCATCGCCCTCCTCGAACCCCTCGCCGCCGCCGGCTTCCGCGTGATCGCCGTCGACGGCCGCGGGCAGTACGAGACGGAGGGCCCGGGGGACGAGGACGCGTACACGCAGGACGAACTCGCGCAGGACGTCCTCGCCCTCACCACCGCGCTGGGGACGGCGGACGGCCCCCCGCCGCACCTCCTCGGGCACTCCCACGGCGGCCACGTCGCCCGCGCCGCCGTCCTCCGCGCCCCCGGCGCGTTCTCCTCGCTCACCCTCATGAGCAGCGGCCCCGGCGTCGTCTGCGACGAGCAGCGGTCCCGCGCGAAGCTCCTCGGCGACGCCTTGGCCACGTACGACTTGGAGACCGTCTGGCAGGCCATGCGCGCCTTCGACCCGCCCGAGGCCGCCGACGCCCGCACTCCCGCCGACGTGAACGACTTCCTGCACCGCCGCTGGCTCGGCACCAGCCCCGCCCAGCTCAGGGCCACCGCCAGGCAACTGTGCGAGGAGCCCGACAGGACCGCGGAGCTGGCCGCCCTGCCGCTGTCCGTGCACGTGCTCACCGGCACGTCCGACTACGTGTGGCCCGTGGCGCAGATGGACGACATGGCGAAGCGGCTGCGGGCCCACCGCACCGTCGTCGACGGCGCCGACCACTCCCCCAACGTCGACCGCCCGGCCGAGACCGCCGCCGCGCTCGCCGCGTTCTGGTCGGCCGACCGGTAG
- a CDS encoding DEAD/DEAH box helicase: MTLPVALAGTDVIGQAKTGTGKTLGFGLPLLEKVVVPADVENGRADTGALTDAPQALVVVPTRELCVQVTNDLLTAGKVRNVRALSIYGGRAYEPQLEALKKGVDVVVGTPGRLLDLAGQRKLDLSKIKVLVLDEADEMLDLGFLPDVEKIIQQLPAKRQTMLFSATMPGQVIGLARRYMSQPTHIRATAPDDEGATVAAVEQHAFRAHSMDKPEMLARILQAEGRGLTMIFCRTKRTCADVAEQLTRRGFAAGSVHGDLGQGAREQALRAFRNGKVDVLVCTDVAARGIDVAGITHVINYQTPEDEKTYLHRIGRTARAGASGTAVTFVDWDEITRWHLINKALELDLENPEETYSTSPHFFEALRIPEGTKGVLPRAERTRAGLGAEELEDLGETGGGRRGAGSRRSATEERPKRTRTQRQRRRTRSGRPVAAEAAEGAAGQQETAPEQTVSAGADAADAAPRKPRRRRRRTRSGNAGTPAAE, translated from the coding sequence ATGACCCTTCCCGTGGCCCTCGCCGGCACCGACGTGATCGGCCAGGCCAAGACCGGTACCGGTAAGACGCTCGGCTTCGGCCTTCCCCTGCTGGAGAAGGTCGTCGTCCCCGCCGACGTCGAGAACGGTCGCGCCGACACCGGCGCCCTGACGGACGCCCCGCAGGCGCTCGTCGTCGTCCCCACCCGCGAGCTGTGCGTCCAGGTCACCAACGACCTGCTCACCGCCGGCAAGGTCCGTAACGTCCGCGCGCTGTCGATCTACGGCGGCCGGGCGTACGAGCCCCAGCTCGAGGCGCTGAAGAAGGGCGTCGACGTCGTCGTCGGCACCCCCGGCCGCCTCCTCGACCTCGCGGGCCAGCGCAAGCTGGACCTGTCGAAGATCAAGGTGCTGGTGCTCGACGAGGCCGACGAGATGCTGGACCTCGGCTTCCTGCCGGACGTCGAGAAGATCATCCAGCAGCTGCCCGCCAAGCGGCAGACGATGCTGTTCTCGGCCACCATGCCGGGGCAGGTCATCGGCCTCGCCCGGCGCTACATGTCGCAGCCCACCCACATCCGCGCCACCGCGCCCGACGACGAGGGCGCGACCGTCGCCGCCGTCGAGCAGCACGCGTTCCGGGCGCACTCGATGGACAAGCCGGAGATGCTGGCGCGCATCCTGCAGGCCGAGGGCCGCGGGCTGACCATGATCTTCTGCCGTACGAAGCGCACCTGCGCGGACGTCGCGGAGCAGTTGACCCGGCGCGGGTTCGCCGCCGGCTCGGTCCACGGGGACCTGGGCCAGGGCGCGCGCGAGCAGGCGCTGCGGGCGTTCCGCAACGGCAAGGTCGACGTGCTGGTCTGCACGGACGTGGCGGCGCGCGGCATCGACGTCGCCGGCATCACGCACGTGATCAACTACCAGACGCCGGAGGACGAGAAAACGTACCTGCATCGCATCGGCCGCACCGCCCGCGCGGGCGCGTCCGGCACGGCGGTCACGTTCGTCGACTGGGACGAGATCACGCGCTGGCACCTGATCAACAAGGCGCTGGAGCTGGATCTGGAGAACCCCGAGGAGACGTACTCCACCTCCCCGCACTTCTTCGAAGCGCTGCGCATCCCGGAGGGGACGAAGGGCGTGCTGCCGCGCGCCGAGCGCACCCGCGCGGGACTCGGCGCCGAGGAACTGGAGGACCTGGGCGAGACGGGCGGCGGCCGCCGCGGCGCGGGCTCGCGCCGGTCGGCCACCGAGGAGCGCCCGAAGCGGACCCGCACGCAGCGGCAGCGCCGCCGCACGCGCAGCGGCCGCCCGGTGGCGGCGGAGGCCGCCGAGGGCGCCGCCGGGCAGCAGGAGACCGCGCCGGAGCAGACGGTGAGCGCGGGTGCGGACGCGGCGGACGCCGCACCCCGCAAGCCGCGCCGCCGCCGTCGCCGCACCCGCAGCGGCAACGCGGGCACGCCGGCGGCGGAGTAG
- a CDS encoding ferritin-like fold-containing protein: METPPADEAAPQDTGDTGGTGDTAAAPAASGVAAEDWAQAAADPQYRAAVVDLLGALAYGELAAFERLAEDAKLAPGVEDKAELAAMAAAEFHHFERLRDRLAGIDEDPARAMEPFAAALNEFHRQTAPSDWLEGLVKAYVGDSIASDFYREVAVRLDSDTRGLVLSVLDDTGHATFAVGKVRSAIEADPRVGGRLALWARRLMGEALSQAQRVVAERDALSMMLVGGVADGFDLAEVGRMFSRITEAHTKRMAALGLSA; this comes from the coding sequence ATGGAGACTCCCCCTGCCGACGAGGCCGCCCCCCAGGACACCGGCGACACCGGCGGAACCGGCGACACCGCCGCCGCACCCGCCGCCTCCGGCGTAGCCGCCGAGGACTGGGCGCAGGCCGCCGCCGACCCGCAGTACCGGGCCGCGGTCGTCGACCTGCTCGGCGCCCTCGCCTACGGCGAGCTGGCCGCCTTCGAGCGGCTGGCGGAGGACGCGAAGCTGGCGCCCGGCGTGGAGGACAAGGCGGAGCTGGCGGCGATGGCCGCCGCCGAGTTCCACCACTTCGAGCGGCTGCGGGACCGGCTGGCCGGGATCGACGAGGATCCGGCGCGGGCGATGGAGCCGTTCGCCGCCGCGCTGAACGAGTTCCACCGCCAGACGGCGCCGTCCGACTGGCTGGAGGGGCTGGTCAAGGCGTACGTCGGCGACTCGATCGCCAGCGACTTCTACCGCGAGGTCGCGGTCCGGCTGGACTCCGACACCCGCGGCCTGGTGCTGAGCGTGCTGGACGACACCGGGCACGCGACGTTCGCCGTCGGGAAGGTCCGTAGCGCCATCGAGGCCGACCCCCGGGTGGGCGGCCGGCTGGCGCTGTGGGCGCGGCGGCTGATGGGCGAGGCGCTGAGCCAGGCGCAGCGGGTGGTGGCGGAGCGGGACGCGCTGTCGATGATGCTCGTGGGCGGGGTCGCCGACGGGTTCGACCTGGCGGAGGTGGGGCGGATGTTCTCGCGTATCACCGAGGCGCACACCAAGCGGATGGCGGCGCTGGGGCTGTCCGCATAG
- a CDS encoding DUF3107 domain-containing protein produces MEVKIGVQHAPREISLESGQSAEEIESAVADALGGKSEVLTLVDDRGRKILVPSGRIAYVEIGAPTARKVGFGAL; encoded by the coding sequence GTGGAGGTCAAGATCGGCGTGCAGCACGCCCCCCGAGAGATCAGCCTGGAGAGCGGGCAGTCCGCCGAAGAGATCGAGAGCGCGGTGGCGGACGCGCTCGGCGGCAAGTCGGAGGTGCTGACCCTGGTCGACGACCGCGGCCGGAAGATCCTCGTGCCGTCGGGCCGCATCGCCTACGTGGAGATCGGTGCGCCCACCGCGCGCAAGGTGGGCTTCGGCGCCCTCTGA
- a CDS encoding TetR/AcrR family transcriptional regulator, which produces MTAMEQAETRPRSTRLPRRARRNQLLGAAQEVFVAQGYHSAAMDDIADRAGVSKPVLYQHFPGKLELYLALLDQHCDALLQAVRAALASTSDNKQRVAATMDAYYAFVEDEGGAFRLVFESDLTNEPAVRERVDRVSLDCAQAVSEVIAEDTDLPVEQAMLLAVGLCGMAQITARYWLGAGRSIPRDDAARLIASLSWRGIAGFPMHGGPEQA; this is translated from the coding sequence GTGACAGCCATGGAGCAGGCCGAGACGCGTCCACGCAGTACGAGGCTTCCCCGCCGCGCGCGCCGCAACCAGCTCCTCGGTGCGGCCCAGGAGGTCTTCGTCGCCCAGGGGTACCACTCCGCCGCCATGGACGACATCGCGGACCGCGCCGGCGTCAGCAAGCCAGTGCTCTACCAGCACTTCCCCGGCAAGCTGGAGCTGTACCTCGCCCTGCTCGACCAGCACTGCGACGCGCTGCTCCAGGCGGTGCGCGCGGCGCTCGCGTCCACGTCGGACAACAAGCAGCGCGTCGCCGCCACGATGGACGCGTACTACGCCTTCGTCGAGGACGAGGGCGGCGCCTTCCGGCTGGTCTTCGAGTCCGACCTGACGAACGAGCCCGCGGTGCGCGAGCGCGTCGACCGGGTGAGCCTGGACTGCGCGCAGGCCGTCAGCGAGGTCATCGCCGAGGACACCGACCTGCCGGTCGAGCAGGCGATGCTGCTCGCGGTGGGGCTCTGCGGCATGGCGCAGATCACCGCGCGCTACTGGCTGGGCGCCGGCCGGTCCATCCCGCGCGACGACGCCGCCCGCCTGATCGCCTCGCTCTCCTGGCGGGGCATCGCCGGCTTCCCGATGCACGGGGGCCCGGAACAGGCGTAG